From a region of the Bradyrhizobium manausense genome:
- a CDS encoding EAL domain-containing protein yields MTTSDRLVTEMPDVLRAALECADDGIVIVDAAHRITHFNAGAERIWKLGRADALGHDAAILTLKCLQADPVADFRDEISLMRRDGSRIKATIALSSAIIGGETHHILFARDVTADAERRVRIGLLNAVSDQTNRAVIITDVEQNIRYVNSSFTTLFGYTSEEAEGRRAGELIAGCHTNRTAIAKLVKRLLDGGRRGEVETMVYTKDGEEIWVSARVDAFRDKKGRVKHIFALLEDITESRQLRSLQQLIMSALADEVPITEIADRLCRRVEEIAPDVVCSLLHIDSAGLIHPLGGPSLPDAYSRALDGIPIGPHVGSCGTAAFYGEPVLAEDLDTDPRWQPYKAMPLEIGLHACWSTPIKAKDGRVIATFAFYFREPRAPSNWHRRIVDACVNLGAFAIERKEARAEIARLAYHDILTGLPNRAQLRHLITTAIDACPTGGHVALAFLDVDHFKDVNDTLGHAAGDELLIRLAQRLREQIGPEDMLGRLGGDEFVILLPNRNAESAEHVATGIAEALAAPLRLGSKLMPMSASIGISLYPDHATDIDTLMQQADAAMYMAKQAGRSTHRMFSAEMNGLAEQRLAMIAALRRAIVDNALSLSYQPQIRSSDGAIHGVEALARWRDAALGDVSPARFIPLAEECGLIEQIGLWSVREACRQMAIWRRAGLNIPSVSVNLSPINFRNVTLAARLEDILAEYQLPPDALMLEITEGTFMQDGAAALETMHAIRALGVGLSVDDFGTGYSSLSRLAHLPIRELKIDRSFMRDIEKDASAVAIATAVVRVGQGLGMTVVAEGVETEGQRKVLAELGCDVVQGFLYAPALAPVAFERWLIEHCAEQARAMLGRLDIKPGATAVVKRSA; encoded by the coding sequence ATGACGACCAGCGACCGCCTTGTGACAGAAATGCCGGACGTGCTGCGCGCGGCGCTCGAATGCGCCGACGACGGCATCGTCATCGTCGATGCCGCCCATCGCATCACCCATTTCAACGCCGGCGCGGAGCGCATCTGGAAGCTCGGGCGCGCCGACGCGCTCGGCCACGATGCCGCAATTCTCACGCTCAAATGCCTTCAGGCCGATCCGGTCGCGGATTTTCGCGACGAGATCAGCCTGATGCGGCGCGATGGCAGCCGGATCAAGGCGACGATCGCGCTGTCGTCGGCGATCATCGGCGGCGAAACCCATCACATTTTGTTCGCGCGCGACGTCACCGCCGACGCCGAGCGCCGCGTCAGGATCGGGCTGCTGAACGCGGTCTCCGATCAGACCAACCGCGCGGTGATCATCACTGACGTCGAGCAGAACATCCGCTACGTCAATTCGTCCTTCACGACGCTGTTCGGCTACACCAGCGAGGAGGCCGAGGGACGGCGCGCAGGCGAGCTCATCGCCGGCTGCCACACCAACCGCACCGCGATCGCGAAGCTGGTCAAGCGACTGCTCGACGGCGGCCGGCGTGGTGAGGTCGAGACGATGGTCTACACCAAGGATGGCGAGGAAATCTGGGTTTCTGCCCGGGTCGACGCTTTCCGCGACAAGAAGGGCCGCGTCAAGCACATCTTCGCGCTGCTGGAGGACATCACCGAGTCCAGGCAGTTGCGCTCGCTCCAGCAGCTCATCATGAGTGCGCTCGCCGACGAGGTCCCGATCACCGAGATTGCCGACCGGCTGTGCCGCCGTGTCGAGGAGATCGCGCCTGACGTCGTCTGCTCGCTGCTCCATATCGATTCCGCGGGATTGATCCACCCGCTCGGCGGTCCGAGCCTGCCTGACGCCTATTCCCGCGCGCTCGACGGCATCCCGATCGGCCCTCATGTCGGCTCCTGCGGTACCGCCGCCTTCTACGGCGAGCCGGTTCTGGCCGAAGATCTCGACACTGATCCGCGCTGGCAGCCCTACAAGGCCATGCCGCTCGAAATCGGCTTGCACGCCTGCTGGTCGACACCGATCAAGGCCAAGGACGGTCGCGTCATCGCCACCTTCGCCTTCTATTTCCGCGAGCCGCGCGCGCCGAGCAACTGGCACCGGCGCATCGTCGATGCCTGCGTCAACCTCGGTGCCTTCGCGATCGAGCGCAAGGAGGCGCGCGCGGAGATCGCGCGGCTCGCCTATCACGACATCCTCACCGGCCTGCCCAACCGCGCGCAACTGCGGCACCTGATCACCACCGCAATCGATGCCTGCCCGACCGGCGGCCATGTCGCGCTGGCCTTTCTCGATGTCGACCATTTCAAGGACGTCAACGACACGCTCGGCCACGCCGCGGGCGACGAGCTGCTGATCCGGCTGGCGCAGCGTTTGCGCGAGCAGATCGGCCCCGAGGACATGCTGGGCCGGCTCGGCGGCGATGAGTTCGTCATCCTGCTGCCGAACCGCAATGCCGAGAGCGCCGAGCACGTCGCGACCGGGATCGCCGAGGCGCTGGCCGCGCCGCTGCGGCTCGGATCGAAGCTGATGCCGATGTCGGCCAGCATCGGCATCAGCCTCTATCCTGATCATGCCACCGACATCGACACGCTGATGCAGCAGGCCGATGCCGCCATGTACATGGCCAAGCAGGCCGGCCGCTCGACCCATCGCATGTTCTCTGCCGAGATGAACGGGCTCGCCGAGCAGCGGCTGGCGATGATTGCAGCGCTTCGCCGCGCCATCGTCGACAATGCCCTGAGCCTGAGCTATCAGCCGCAGATCCGCAGCAGCGACGGCGCCATCCATGGCGTCGAGGCGCTGGCGCGATGGCGCGACGCCGCGCTCGGCGATGTCTCACCGGCAAGGTTCATTCCGCTCGCAGAAGAATGCGGCCTGATCGAGCAGATCGGCCTGTGGTCGGTGCGCGAGGCCTGCCGGCAGATGGCGATCTGGCGCCGCGCCGGGCTCAACATTCCCTCCGTCTCGGTCAATCTGTCGCCGATCAATTTCCGCAACGTCACGCTGGCTGCGCGGCTCGAAGACATTCTCGCCGAATATCAGTTGCCGCCGGATGCCCTGATGCTGGAGATCACCGAAGGCACTTTCATGCAGGATGGCGCGGCTGCGCTGGAGACGATGCACGCGATCCGCGCGCTCGGCGTCGGCCTGTCCGTCGACGATTTCGGTACCGGCTATTCGAGCCTCAGCCGGCTTGCGCATCTGCCGATCCGCGAGTTGAAGATCGACCGCAGTTTCATGCGAGACATTGAGAAGGACGCGAGCGCAGTTGCCATCGCCACTGCCGTGGTGCGCGTCGGTCAAGGGCTCGGAATGACCGTGGTCGCCGAAGGCGTCGAGACCGAAGGCCAGCGCAAGGTGCTCGCAGAGCTCGGCTGCGACGTCGTCCAGGGCTTCCTCTATGCCCCTGCGCTCGCGCCCGTCGCCTTCGAGCGTTGGCTGATCGAGCACTGCGCCGAGCAGGCGAGGGCGATGCTCGGCCGGCTGGACATCAAGCCGGGGGCGACGGCTGTGGTGAAACGCTCGGCGTAG
- a CDS encoding sensor domain-containing diguanylate cyclase: protein MGDRDQNDQDRRRMTGGGRMASLLGAHRPALVAAAVGLLFSLAGAAAVARWEDRVNKIEFENAAETQSIVMQNGMNEYISRLVALRTLFESSNEGVTRSEFETFSGRLFERYPGLLRVGWLPRITRKERAEYEAAAIADGVSSYHIRALEGGSFVTAPQVDEYYPIFYSTQSKTSRVYGMDYMSVPDRKAALERARDNDHIAAIRTELYARSEGGQLPNVLVVVPVYAKGTSRDTVTDLRRNISGFVVGIFDLPMLMQAIRVRTGASPAVSMNVYQPFSARIVSLEGMLPDYASAADAPQSMRDIARGRHWSGGLKIGDTDWQVRAVPTAGGPLQTTYDRAAAVLIVGMLLTLSLSTYLMLASRNSRRLSLANRRVLELAQTDVLTGLPNRAFFLARLDELNGQLENGGWSFSILMLDLDRFKNVNDSLGHGAGDALLRLVAQRLKSAVRATDVLARLGGDEFAIIQESSEDQRVSSTELAARIAKLVAEPFLLPGHRVEIGTSIGIAVAPDHGSDQEQLLKKADLALYRSKSAGRNCFTIYDEAMSVELEARNTLEGDLRDAIACCQLEVHYQPFMDVGAGARRGFEALVRWRHPTRGLIPPDQFIALAEETGLIVPLGEFVLRRACADAANWPSDLMVAVNLSPIQFKEADLFDVICAALRDSGLSPQRLEIEITESVLLERGTENHAFMERLKNIGIELALDDFGTGYSSLSYLTAFPFDKIKIDKSFIRNLTHHPRSSAIISSIVTLARGLDMSVTAEGVETEEEFERLKALGVNFAQGYLFGRPLPIDRIELDEPAERPQRDAA, encoded by the coding sequence ATGGGCGATCGCGATCAGAACGATCAGGATCGAAGGCGTATGACTGGAGGGGGGCGCATGGCGTCGCTGCTCGGCGCCCATCGTCCTGCGCTGGTCGCCGCTGCCGTCGGCCTGCTGTTCTCGCTCGCCGGCGCCGCCGCGGTGGCGCGCTGGGAGGACCGCGTCAACAAGATCGAGTTCGAAAACGCCGCCGAGACGCAGTCCATCGTCATGCAGAACGGCATGAACGAGTATATCAGCCGGCTCGTGGCGCTGCGCACCCTGTTTGAATCCTCCAACGAGGGGGTTACACGCAGCGAATTCGAGACGTTCAGCGGCCGCCTGTTCGAACGTTATCCCGGCTTGCTGCGCGTCGGCTGGCTGCCGCGGATCACCCGCAAGGAGCGCGCCGAATACGAGGCTGCGGCGATTGCCGACGGCGTATCGAGCTATCACATCAGGGCGCTCGAAGGCGGCAGCTTCGTCACCGCGCCGCAAGTCGACGAGTATTACCCGATCTTCTACTCGACACAGTCGAAGACATCGCGTGTCTACGGCATGGACTATATGAGCGTGCCCGACCGCAAGGCCGCGCTCGAGCGTGCGCGGGACAATGACCACATCGCCGCGATCCGCACCGAGCTCTATGCCCGGAGCGAGGGCGGCCAATTGCCCAACGTGCTCGTCGTGGTGCCCGTCTACGCCAAGGGTACCTCGCGTGACACAGTCACTGACCTCCGCCGCAACATCTCGGGCTTCGTTGTCGGCATCTTCGACCTGCCGATGCTGATGCAGGCGATCCGCGTCAGGACAGGGGCCAGCCCCGCAGTAAGCATGAACGTCTATCAGCCCTTCAGCGCGCGCATCGTCAGCCTGGAAGGGATGTTGCCCGATTATGCGTCCGCAGCGGATGCACCGCAATCGATGCGCGATATCGCGCGTGGCCGGCATTGGTCGGGCGGCCTCAAGATCGGCGACACAGATTGGCAGGTGAGGGCAGTTCCGACCGCGGGCGGTCCGCTGCAGACGACTTATGATCGCGCCGCAGCCGTGCTGATCGTCGGCATGCTGCTGACGCTGTCGCTGTCGACCTATCTGATGCTCGCGAGCCGCAATTCGCGGCGACTGTCGCTGGCCAACCGGCGCGTGCTTGAGCTGGCGCAGACCGACGTGCTGACCGGATTGCCGAACCGCGCCTTCTTCCTCGCCCGGCTCGACGAACTGAACGGCCAGCTGGAGAACGGTGGCTGGTCCTTCTCGATCCTGATGCTCGATCTCGACCGCTTCAAGAACGTCAACGATTCGCTCGGCCATGGGGCCGGCGATGCGCTGTTGCGCCTGGTGGCGCAGCGGCTGAAATCCGCTGTGCGTGCCACCGACGTGCTGGCGCGGCTCGGCGGCGACGAATTCGCCATCATCCAGGAGAGCAGCGAGGATCAGCGCGTCTCTTCGACCGAACTCGCGGCGCGGATCGCCAAGCTTGTCGCCGAGCCGTTCCTGTTGCCCGGGCATCGCGTCGAGATCGGCACCAGCATCGGCATTGCGGTCGCGCCGGATCACGGCAGCGACCAGGAGCAACTGCTGAAGAAGGCCGACCTTGCGCTTTACCGCTCGAAATCGGCCGGCCGCAACTGCTTCACCATCTATGACGAGGCGATGTCGGTCGAGCTCGAGGCGCGCAACACGCTGGAAGGGGATCTGCGCGACGCCATCGCGTGCTGCCAGCTCGAGGTGCACTATCAGCCGTTCATGGATGTCGGCGCCGGCGCGCGGCGCGGCTTCGAGGCGCTGGTGCGCTGGCGGCATCCGACCCGCGGGCTGATTCCGCCGGATCAGTTCATCGCGCTCGCCGAGGAGACCGGGCTGATCGTGCCGCTCGGCGAATTCGTGCTGCGTCGCGCCTGCGCCGATGCGGCCAATTGGCCCTCCGACCTGATGGTCGCGGTGAACCTGTCGCCGATCCAGTTCAAGGAAGCCGATCTGTTCGACGTCATCTGCGCGGCATTGCGGGATTCCGGCCTGTCGCCGCAACGGCTCGAGATCGAGATCACCGAATCCGTGCTGCTGGAACGCGGCACCGAGAACCACGCCTTCATGGAGCGGCTCAAGAACATCGGCATCGAGCTTGCGCTCGACGATTTCGGTACCGGCTATTCCTCGCTCAGCTATCTCACCGCGTTCCCGTTCGACAAGATCAAGATCGACAAGTCGTTCATCCGCAACCTCACGCACCATCCGCGCTCGTCCGCCATCATCTCCTCGATCGTGACGCTCGCGCGCGGGCTCGACATGTCGGTCACGGCCGAGGGCGTCGAGACGGAGGAGGAGTTCGAGCGGCTGAAGGCGCTCGGCGTCAATTTCGCGCAAGGCTATCTGTTCGGCCGCCCGCTGCCGATCGACCGGATCGAGCTCGACGAGCCCGCCGAGCGCCCGCAGCGCGACGCGGCCTGA
- a CDS encoding MFS transporter: protein MRLPFFYGWVVVAVTFVTMAIGVNARTSFSLFFPPILSEFGWERGVTAGAFSFGFVASGVASPLIGRLMDRAGPRAVMLLGVALMAGGLLLAPLTSQPWHLYSTLGVMVGAGSVCLGYSGQSLFLPNWFIRKRGFAIGIAFAGVGIGSVTLLPWVQHLIEQTGWRTACTAMGLMILIVLAPINLLLHKRPEDIGLQPDGDAAPAAGAVKPVSNVVDPVWAATDWTLRRAVATARFWWIALGYFCGLYIWYAVQVHQTKFLLDIGFSPGVAVWALGAVSLLGIPGQIFLGHISDRIGREWVWAISCAGFAICFAALIALKYQPSFWLVCLMVFTQGALGYGLTSIMGAVVFEIFQGRHQGSIFGMIMLAALAGGAAGPWLTGLLYDRAGDYTLAFGIAIIVSGLSALSVWRASPGKVRAVAGRLHALQSGTGAG, encoded by the coding sequence ATGCGGCTTCCGTTCTTCTACGGCTGGGTCGTGGTTGCCGTGACGTTTGTCACCATGGCCATCGGCGTCAACGCGCGCACCTCCTTTTCGCTGTTCTTTCCGCCGATCCTCTCCGAGTTCGGCTGGGAGCGCGGCGTCACCGCGGGCGCCTTCTCCTTTGGTTTCGTCGCCTCCGGCGTGGCGAGCCCGCTGATCGGCCGGCTGATGGATCGTGCGGGGCCGCGCGCGGTGATGTTGCTCGGTGTGGCGCTGATGGCCGGCGGGCTGCTGCTCGCGCCGCTCACGAGCCAACCCTGGCATCTCTATTCGACGCTTGGCGTCATGGTCGGCGCCGGTTCGGTGTGTCTCGGCTATTCCGGCCAGTCGCTGTTCCTGCCGAACTGGTTCATCCGCAAGCGCGGCTTTGCCATCGGCATCGCCTTTGCGGGCGTCGGCATTGGTTCGGTGACGCTGCTGCCATGGGTGCAGCACCTGATCGAGCAGACCGGTTGGCGCACGGCCTGCACCGCGATGGGATTGATGATCCTGATCGTGCTGGCGCCGATCAATCTGCTCCTGCACAAGCGTCCCGAAGACATCGGCCTCCAGCCGGACGGCGACGCTGCGCCGGCGGCGGGGGCCGTCAAGCCGGTCTCCAACGTCGTCGATCCCGTCTGGGCCGCGACCGACTGGACGCTGAGACGGGCGGTCGCGACCGCGCGCTTCTGGTGGATCGCGCTCGGCTATTTCTGCGGCCTGTACATCTGGTACGCGGTGCAGGTGCACCAGACAAAATTCCTGCTCGACATCGGTTTCAGCCCCGGTGTTGCGGTATGGGCGCTCGGCGCCGTCAGCCTGCTCGGCATCCCCGGGCAGATTTTTCTCGGCCACATCTCCGATCGCATCGGACGGGAATGGGTCTGGGCGATCAGCTGCGCCGGCTTTGCGATCTGCTTCGCCGCACTGATCGCGCTGAAATACCAACCCTCGTTCTGGCTGGTCTGCCTGATGGTGTTCACGCAAGGCGCGCTCGGCTACGGCCTCACCTCGATCATGGGCGCGGTGGTGTTCGAGATCTTCCAGGGCCGCCACCAGGGCAGCATCTTCGGCATGATCATGCTCGCGGCGCTGGCGGGCGGCGCGGCCGGCCCCTGGTTGACCGGCCTGCTCTACGATCGCGCCGGCGACTACACGCTTGCGTTCGGCATTGCCATCATCGTCAGCGGCCTCTCGGCGCTGTCGGTCTGGCGGGCCTCGCCCGGCAAGGTGCGGGCCGTGGCGGGCCGACTGCATGCGCTCCAGTCCGGAACCGGGGCAGGATAG
- a CDS encoding ABC transporter substrate-binding protein, with protein MKRSRAATCIALAAALLAAATLTARGDEAGVSDNAILFGQAAALEGPSAVLGQRMRQGIVAAFTEVNTKGGVHGRKLQLISRDDGYDPDRSVMQTLRLIEDDKVFALIGAVGTPTAMATIPITSARGVPFIAPVSGAALLRDLELTNVVNIRASYSAESETIIKHLTEDRHFTRIGIFYQDDSFGRDGLTGVKSALARRGLELAAEGTFERNTRAVGAAWRTIKRAEPEAIVMVGTYGPSAEFIKLAHRSGLSPTFVNISFVGATALAKELGPDGEGVVIAQVVPFPWDRSIKLVADYQAAQAAFDPTLAPDFVSLEGYLSGRLAAAALEKAGPNPTRASLLRTINEIGRFDISGSIVTVGVRAIETPPKVFLTVIQKDGSFRAVDGL; from the coding sequence ATGAAACGATCGCGCGCGGCGACATGCATCGCGCTCGCCGCCGCGCTGCTGGCGGCCGCAACGCTGACGGCAAGAGGCGACGAGGCCGGCGTCAGCGATAACGCAATCCTGTTCGGCCAGGCCGCCGCGCTCGAAGGTCCCTCCGCCGTGCTCGGACAACGCATGCGGCAGGGCATCGTCGCAGCCTTCACCGAGGTCAATACCAAGGGCGGCGTCCATGGCCGCAAGCTCCAGCTCATCAGCCGCGACGATGGCTACGATCCCGACCGTTCCGTCATGCAGACGCTGCGGTTGATCGAGGACGACAAGGTGTTCGCGCTGATCGGTGCGGTTGGCACACCGACCGCGATGGCGACCATCCCGATCACGAGCGCGCGGGGCGTACCCTTCATCGCACCCGTCAGCGGCGCCGCGCTGCTGCGCGACCTCGAATTGACGAATGTCGTGAACATCCGCGCGAGTTACAGCGCGGAATCGGAAACCATCATCAAGCATCTGACCGAGGATCGCCACTTCACCCGGATCGGCATCTTCTATCAGGACGATTCCTTCGGCCGGGATGGCCTCACGGGTGTGAAGTCAGCGCTTGCCAGGCGCGGCCTCGAACTCGCCGCTGAAGGCACCTTCGAGCGCAACACCCGCGCTGTCGGCGCGGCCTGGCGCACGATCAAGCGCGCCGAGCCCGAGGCGATCGTCATGGTCGGGACCTATGGTCCGAGTGCCGAGTTCATCAAGCTCGCGCATCGCAGCGGCCTCTCACCGACGTTCGTCAACATCTCCTTCGTCGGCGCCACCGCGCTCGCCAAGGAACTCGGCCCGGATGGCGAAGGCGTCGTCATCGCACAGGTCGTGCCGTTTCCCTGGGATCGTTCGATCAAGCTGGTCGCCGACTACCAGGCGGCGCAGGCCGCCTTCGATCCGACGCTGGCACCTGATTTCGTGTCGCTCGAAGGTTATCTCTCCGGTCGCCTCGCGGCAGCCGCGCTGGAAAAAGCCGGACCGAACCCGACCCGCGCAAGCCTGCTGCGCACGATCAACGAGATCGGCCGTTTCGATATCAGCGGCAGCATCGTCACCGTCGGCGTTCGCGCGATCGAGACGCCGCCGAAGGTGTTCTTGACGGTGATCCAGAAGGATGGATCGTTCAGGGCTGTGGACGGACTGTAG
- a CDS encoding TRAP transporter large permease — protein sequence MTEAVPLSGGRHGSIGLLLRCSDTIAAILLAADLAVVCVSVLLRFFLNAPVEWSDDVARGLMVGSAFFGAASALARGENVGVSFFRDLLSLRLRTLVDAASAVLVVLISGYVAYNAIKLGSLTSGQTTGSGLPLELTFYPMGIGALFMTVFAIDHLCARPLPDIAKGLITVAVVAGLYLAWDYLSPSSVPSAGVLMLIGFFATLFGGLPIGFALALAALIFIWVEGALPGVIFAQQMARGIDNFVLLAIPFFILVGYLMEANGMSVRLIELLQRAVGRMRGGLNVVMVASMVLFSGISGSKMADVAAVGSVLIPAARRSKQNPGSAVALLAASAVMAETIPPCINLIILGFVANLSIGGLFMAGLLPAALMAAVLIAFSIIFGKPPADAEEVEPQVPVSGLWSGAIASFGLIFMIFFGFKSGFATATEISAFAVAYALVVGSVVFRELSFKSAAHSFVQAATRAGLVLFIVAAAQSLAFTLTLQQVPHAVGEFMLGLSKTSGTWLFILLAIAVLIVMGSVLEGAAALIIFGPLLLPVAVQLGIDPLHFGVVLVIAMGVGLFAPPLGLGLYGACLIGNVPIEQTVKPILGYLGLLFLCLLVIAFVPWLSTALPRAFGY from the coding sequence ATGACAGAGGCCGTGCCGCTCTCGGGCGGTCGACACGGGAGCATTGGGCTTCTGCTTCGCTGCAGCGACACGATCGCGGCCATTCTGCTGGCCGCCGATCTCGCGGTCGTCTGCGTTTCCGTGCTGCTGCGCTTCTTCTTGAATGCGCCGGTCGAATGGTCTGACGACGTTGCGCGCGGGTTGATGGTCGGCTCCGCGTTCTTTGGCGCGGCGAGTGCGCTCGCGCGCGGCGAAAATGTCGGCGTGTCCTTCTTCCGCGACCTGCTTTCGCTGCGGCTGCGTACGCTGGTCGACGCGGCCAGCGCCGTGCTCGTCGTGCTGATCTCCGGCTACGTCGCCTACAATGCGATCAAGCTGGGATCGCTGACGTCGGGGCAGACCACCGGCTCCGGCCTGCCGCTGGAATTGACGTTCTATCCGATGGGCATCGGCGCGCTGTTCATGACGGTGTTCGCGATCGACCATCTCTGCGCCCGCCCGCTGCCCGATATCGCCAAGGGTCTCATCACCGTCGCTGTAGTGGCGGGCCTCTATCTCGCCTGGGATTATCTGTCGCCATCCTCGGTGCCCTCGGCGGGCGTGCTGATGCTGATCGGCTTCTTCGCGACGCTGTTCGGCGGATTGCCGATCGGCTTTGCGTTGGCGCTGGCCGCACTGATCTTCATCTGGGTCGAGGGCGCGCTGCCCGGCGTCATCTTCGCCCAGCAGATGGCGCGCGGTATCGACAATTTCGTGCTGCTCGCGATTCCGTTCTTCATCCTCGTCGGCTACCTCATGGAAGCCAACGGCATGTCGGTGCGTCTGATCGAGCTGTTGCAGCGCGCGGTCGGCCGCATGCGCGGTGGCCTGAACGTGGTGATGGTGGCCTCGATGGTGCTGTTCTCGGGCATCTCCGGCTCCAAGATGGCCGACGTTGCCGCCGTTGGCTCTGTGCTGATCCCGGCGGCGCGCCGCTCGAAGCAGAATCCCGGCAGTGCGGTGGCGCTGCTCGCGGCGTCCGCGGTGATGGCGGAGACCATTCCGCCCTGCATCAACCTGATCATTCTGGGCTTTGTCGCGAACCTCTCGATCGGTGGCCTGTTCATGGCCGGCCTCCTGCCGGCGGCGTTGATGGCGGCCGTCCTGATCGCCTTCTCCATCATCTTCGGCAAGCCGCCTGCCGACGCCGAAGAGGTCGAGCCGCAGGTGCCGGTATCGGGCCTGTGGAGCGGCGCGATAGCCTCATTCGGCCTGATCTTCATGATCTTCTTCGGCTTCAAGAGCGGCTTCGCCACGGCCACCGAAATCTCCGCCTTCGCCGTGGCCTACGCGCTTGTCGTCGGCAGCGTGGTGTTCCGCGAACTCAGCTTCAAATCAGCCGCGCATAGTTTCGTCCAGGCGGCGACGCGCGCGGGGCTGGTACTGTTCATCGTCGCTGCCGCGCAATCGCTGGCCTTCACGCTGACCTTGCAGCAGGTGCCGCATGCAGTCGGCGAGTTCATGCTGGGCCTGTCCAAGACATCAGGTACCTGGCTGTTCATCCTGCTCGCCATCGCCGTGCTGATCGTGATGGGCTCGGTGCTGGAAGGCGCCGCCGCGCTCATCATCTTCGGGCCGCTGCTGTTGCCGGTCGCGGTGCAGCTGGGCATCGATCCGCTGCATTTCGGCGTGGTGCTGGTGATCGCGATGGGCGTCGGCCTGTTCGCGCCGCCGCTCGGGCTTGGGCTCTACGGCGCCTGCCTGATTGGCAATGTGCCGATTGAGCAGACGGTGAAGCCGATCCTGGGCTATCTCGGGCTGCTGTTCCTCTGCCTGCTCGTCATCGCCTTCGTGCCATGGCTGAGCACCGCCCTGCCGCGCGCATTCGGCTATTGA
- a CDS encoding hydroxyacid dehydrogenase — MKVLLAHTPEMRRNYYGDRSLNGLRAVADVVLHEGDQALDSANLVNAAKDADIIVADRMTAGPGEIFAQLPRLRAFVRCAVDIRNVDVDAASQAGVLVTRAGPGFVQAVAELAVGYMVDLSRGVSRATADYHAGRKPEARMGRQLAGSTIGIIGFGSIGRYLAEIAKVMRMEVLVSDPFATVSDSAIKQVGLDELLAASDYVVCLAIANEQTEKLIGEAALARMQTHAVFINLSRGNLVDEAALAKALLENRIAGAAMDVGRAPDQMPTPELAKLQNVVATPHVGGLTPQAIEYQSLETVRQVDAIIKGEAPHGAVNAERWTRRT; from the coding sequence GTGAAGGTCCTGCTGGCTCACACGCCGGAGATGCGTCGAAATTATTACGGTGACCGCAGCCTGAACGGCCTGCGCGCCGTCGCCGACGTGGTGCTGCACGAGGGCGATCAGGCGCTGGACTCTGCGAATCTCGTCAATGCGGCAAAGGACGCCGACATCATCGTCGCGGATCGCATGACCGCAGGCCCCGGCGAGATCTTTGCGCAGCTGCCGCGTCTGCGCGCCTTCGTTCGCTGTGCCGTCGATATCCGCAACGTCGATGTCGATGCCGCCTCGCAAGCCGGCGTGCTGGTGACGCGCGCCGGTCCCGGCTTCGTGCAGGCGGTCGCGGAACTCGCGGTCGGCTACATGGTCGACCTGTCGCGCGGCGTGTCGCGGGCGACGGCGGATTACCATGCCGGCCGCAAACCGGAAGCGCGGATGGGCCGGCAGCTCGCCGGCAGCACAATCGGCATCATCGGCTTTGGCAGCATCGGGCGCTATCTCGCCGAGATCGCCAAGGTGATGCGCATGGAAGTGCTGGTCTCCGATCCCTTCGCCACCGTTAGCGACAGCGCGATCAAGCAGGTCGGCCTCGATGAGCTCCTTGCGGCTTCCGACTACGTCGTCTGCCTCGCCATCGCCAACGAGCAGACCGAGAAGCTGATCGGGGAGGCGGCGCTGGCGCGCATGCAGACGCATGCCGTCTTCATCAATCTGTCGCGCGGCAATCTGGTCGACGAGGCGGCGCTTGCGAAGGCGCTGCTGGAGAACCGCATCGCCGGTGCTGCGATGGATGTCGGCCGGGCGCCCGACCAGATGCCGACGCCGGAATTGGCAAAGCTTCAGAACGTCGTCGCGACGCCGCATGTCGGTGGACTGACGCCGCAGGCGATCGAGTACCAGTCGCTCGAAACCGTGCGTCAGGTCGACGCCATCATCAAGGGCGAGGCCCCGCACGGTGCCGTCAACGCCGAGCGCTGGACGCGGCGGACTTGA